catctccaggtagaaggaccaggcagggggtgatgggaaagacgttgacctgagaccctggctcagtggcagagcctctgcttggcatgcagaaggtcccaggttcaatccccagcatctccagttgaaaggaccaggcaggaggggatgggaaagaccttgacttgaaaccctggctcagtggcagagcctctgcttggcatgcagaaggtcccaggttcaatccccagcatctccagttgaaaggaccaggcaggaggtgatgggaaagaccttgacctgaaaccctggctcagtggcagagtctctgcttggcatgcagaaggtcccaggttcaatccccagcatctccagttgaaaggaccaggtaggaggtgatgggaaagaccttgacctgaaaccctggctcagtggcagagtctttgcttggcatgcagaaggtcccaggttcaatccccagcatctccaggtagaaGGAccaggtgataggaaagaccttgacctgagactctggctcagtggcaaaagaagaagaagaagatattggatttatatcccgccctccactccgaatctcagagtctcagagcggctcacaatctcctcccccacaacagacaccctgtgaggtgggtggggctaagaggactctcacagcagctttcaaggacaacctctgccagagctatagttgacccaaggccattccagcaggtgcaagtggaggagtggggaatcaaacctagttctcccagataagagtctgcacacttaaccactacatcaaactggcttggtaagcagaaggtcccaggttcaatcaccagcatctccaactaaaaagggttcaggcaaatatgcatgaaaaacctcagcctgagaccctggagagccgctgccagtctgagtagacaatactgattttgatggacccgtggggtggggggtgggatctgattcaaggcagcttcatatgttcatatgtctaaggggagggatggtggctcagtggtacagcgtctggatggaccaagggtctgattcagcataaggcagctgcatatgttcatatgagtaaTCCTATCCTTGCAACTGGAGCATCCGGCACTCAGTGCAAACTGATGGCTGCAAAGTGGAACGGTTAAACAGGGGTTCCAGGGGCTTATGATTGGCTCTTACTGTGAATGGGCATATGTCCAGACGGAAGGCGAGCAGGCCAGGCAAGCCCAGATCAGGGAATCGGAGTGGAGTCTCGGGAATTTTCTCCACATCCTGAGGCCTGCATTGCCTGAGAGGTTTCCTGGGATCGCCACCTCTTTGGGGTGCGTAAAATTGGGATAAAATCCTACATGTCTGCCCTAGCTAGTAGAGATCAGATACTAGAGGAATCACATTAATTTACTAGAAGACAGGTTCAAATGAAACATTCCTGAAAGTGCCTACAAGCCCAGGAGCATCACAAATGCCAACTTGCCAAGCCCAGGAGCATCACAAATGCCGTCTTACTGTCATGTTCCCAAAATGGATTGAGGCGTCTATTACAccaagttatgacctatctcaacaacaacgagttaaccctgaactatgggaaaacaaagattttagttttctctaaatcttggaagcaacaattatggtcagtccagggaaaccctattgaacaggtcaaaagtaccaaatatctggggattaatttttcctataacgggagctgggcaacccatcgcaagtgcgctctaacagtggcaagaactagtgcctttggctattgcccgtttcttttatttgaaagggaaccgatatgtccctttggccctaagagctttcaatgcgaaatctagcccccaacttttatatggtgcccctatatggatcagtgcctttgatcacaccacttgaaggcctacaatccttctttttgaggGAAAATTTTGGGgctacccaactgtgttccttatgctgcaatttgcatggaaactggactggttgctgctggaaactcgcacctggcttttgacctttaagttttggctgagccttttatttaattctgatcagaattctttcacctctTTGATGCTGATGGACATCATGCATCccaatggttgaccctgatccaaaagaaaatcacatccataggaatttccttggatgcattttatctatcctctgcttctgcggtatttcagCCCATCCTTTGGTTCCCCTgggttattggaagttcagcaactcgtgagtaaattgccccagtgagaccacaggagcgtgggattgcaaactgttttatttttgcttctctgtGTTAGTGCGTGTgtgcgagtgtgtgtgtgtgtgagagagaggagagagagagagagagagagacgatttgcagctgcttgggtgaggaaatgaagactgcattcaggggaatgGCACTTCTGtgttgttatttatttgttttagggaaagactcctggccccacccccaaagtctcccggccccacctccaaagtctccagatattatctgagttaaacttggcaaccctacctgaaggaACTGTTCCTAGTTACTCTTGTGAATTGACCTTTGGATTTTCTTTCCTTAGGGATCGGCAAAAACATCCCCTGAACGACTTAGCCAAGGTAGGCCTCTCTCTCCTTCCACCTTAGTCTTggtcttgagagccacatgtggctttttcacacgtattttgtggctctcaatatccccactgccccgtcagctggcttggagaaggcctctgtctctttaattcacttctccaagccaagccagccaacagcttggagaatgcatcccTATGGCCCCCTTGGTCCCTTGCTTgcggtgttccctctaggctgagttagtgtgagcaagctcacagttttttaagcctctggctcacacatttggcTCCTCGCTCGGGAAAAATggcaaactcattgatgcaggagctcacagcttgaatgccaggagctcacaaagtaggatttttgctcacaagactccacaacgtAAGAGGGAATATCGGCTTGCTTGGGGTTCCAGGCAGCTTGGGCCAGGGGTGTGCTGTGCTCGGAAAGCGGGTGGGCCGAGTTGGAGCCCGAGGAAAACCTGCaagcccttcctcctcttcctttgagcCCTTCCCCTTCTGACTTTCTGCTTCTAGCCACTTCCTGCACCTATCTTAGGTGCCGCAGCTCTTGGTACGTCGTGCTGCCACAAAAgccagggggggaaaggaaacctTGGTGTTGTTGGAAATGAAACTGATCACAAAATACCccgagggagggaagaaagggggtGTACAACCATTGGGGCGGGGGACGGTGTACATTCtgtgattttatatatattttgaatatttattaatctttatggttttatctgttttaaatgtttattcccttatatgtttaaatattgcttaattttatgctggatctattgttggaagccgccctgagccacccgtgggaagggcgggatataaattctaaataaataaataaaaacaaataaaataaataaaaaccctgaTATTTTGAGCCAGGGAAATCCAGCTTCTATGCTGAAAATCAGACAGAATTATCTAACTCGTTATTATGCAAAGTAAACAAaagcaaatccccccccccccctctttacaCTACATAATCTGTCTTTTACTATTTACTGTTTGGGGCAACTCTTTTTGGTTTAGCTACGGGAAATCACAAGGAACTttatctctgccccccccccccaaaaaaaaaccctctccaagTTTATTCAGCAAATTTTCAGGGTTCTGAGTTCTCAGCCAGCATTGCTCACACATACACAAATTCAGGTCCATAGAGAGTCAGTGTAGTGTTGTGGGTAGAGtgctggatctgggagacccagattcgaatcACTCCTGTTTTTAATAATGTAAGTTTTATTAACATATACTAAGcatcagggcctttttgtagaaaaagccaggaactcatttgcatattaggccacacaccctgatgtcgccattatttcacacagggttttttttagaaaaagcccaacaagaactcatttgcatattaggccacaccccctgacaccaaaccagcccgaactgcattcctatgggctcctgctcaaaaaaacatacaaaagtagactcatagaatcatagagttggaagggacctccagggtcatctagtctaatcccttgcacaatgcaaagaactcacaaacccctccccctaaattcacaggatcttcattgctgccagatggccatctagcctctgttcaaaaacctccaaggaaggagagcccatcacctcctgaggaggaagcctgttccactgaggaactgctctaaactcacaaatacctccccctaaattcacaggatcctcattgctgtcaggtggccatctagcctctgttgaaaaacctccaaggaaggagcccaccacctcccgaggaggaagcctgttccactgaggaatcgctctaaactcacaaacccctccccctaaattcacaggatcctcattgctgtcaggtggccatctagcctctgttggaaaacctccaaggaaggagagcccaccacctcctgaagaatcctagaattggaagggacctccagggccatctagtccaaccccctgcacaatgcaggaaactcacaaacacctccccctagactcacaggatcttcattgctgccagatggccatctagcctctctttaaaaacctccaaggaaggagagcaataCAATAGAATAAAAAGAGGTAGCCTTGTCAGAAATACAGAAATAAGTACATTCAGGAAGGATGGCTAATTTGATGAAAAccttgacaaaaaaaaattaaaattaaacgtgGCTAATAAATAGCATTAATTGCTTCTAGTAGCGAAAAGTATTTAGCATGGATTCGAATCACTACTCTgctacagaagcttgctgggtgagctttggccagtcacatgctctcagcctgatCTCCCTTGCAGGGTTCCTGAGAGGATTAAACGGAGGAgcagaaaatgatgtaagctcgGCTGCCTTGGCTCCCCACTGAGAAGGCTGGGGTGTAAATGACAGATAAACAAATATTCGTAGCCCTAAACACTAGAAGAGCAgaactgtgacacagagtggtaaagctgcagtactgcagtctgagctctctgctcacgacctgagttcgatcccagcagaagctgggttcaagtagccggctcaaggttgactcagccttccatccttctgaggtcagtaaaagaagtccccagcttgctggggggaaagtgtagcggactggggaaggcaatggcaaaccaccccgtaaaaagtctgccgtgaaaacgatgtaatgcgacgtcaccccggagttggaaacgaTTGGGGCTTGCGCagaggactaccttgaccttttttaaatACTAAAAACTGGTATTAAAAATCTGTGGGGAAGCTGGACTCTTCCTGCaggccccccctcccaagaactGCAGGATTTATCCAGGAATCATCCAGCCCGGCAATGGAGGAGTGCCACCCAAAGCAGTTCAGTTGCAGCAATCTCTGTTGCCTAGCAAGGTTTGTGGACCAGGGAGCCTCTGGGAAAACTCACTTTTGTCTTGTTTGCTTAAACAGATCCTGCACCTCCTTCGGAAAAACCTGGTGCTCACCTGATAGGTAAGAAAGCGTCCCATCTAAAGCCAAGCCTTGTCGTCTCTCTGCGGGAGAGGAGGATTCAGGGAGAGgacaagggggagagagagagagaggggggggtcagagggcagctcccaggttaagacacaGAGAGACattccattcaaggagataacagcacaccatctctctctctcgctctccagtttggtgtagtggttgagtgcacggactcttatctgggagaaccggggtttgattcccccctcctccacttgcacctgctggaatggccttgggtcagccagagctctcttatctgggagaaccgggtttgattccccactcctccacttgcagctgctggaatggccttggctcagccagagctctcttatctgggagaaccgggtttgattcccccctcctccacttgcagctgctggaatggccttgggtcagccagagctctcttatctgggagaaccgggtttgattccccactcctccacttgcacctgctggaatggccttgggtcagccagagctctcttatctgggagaaccgggtttgattcccccctcctccacttgcagctgctggaatggccttgggtcagccagagctctcttatctgggagaaccgggtttgattccccactcctccacttgcagctgctggaatggccttgggtcagccagagctctcttatctgggagaaccgggtttgattccccactcctccacttgcagctgctggaatggtcttgggtcagccagagctctcttatctgggagaactgggtttgattcccccctcctccacttgcagctgctggaatggccttgggtcagccagagctctcttatctgggagaaccgggtttgattccccatttctccacttgcagctgctgggatggccttgggtcagccagagctctcttatctgggagaaccgggtttgattccccactcctccacttgcagctgctgggatggacttgggtcagccagagctctcttatctgggagaaccgggtttgattccccactcctccatttgcagctgctgggatggccttgggtcagccagagctctcttatctgggagaaccgggtttgattccccactcctccacttgcagctgctgggatggcaggagtcaagtggcacctttaagactaaccaatttCGATTTAGAACGTTAAGccttcatgtgctcttaagcacactttgcTCCCTGTGCCGGATTCGTCGTCTggtgaagcgtgcttaagagcacatgaaagctgacgttctcaataaaaatgggttggtctctaaggtgcaacttgacacctgctttgttccactgcttcagactaacacggctgcccgtCTGGTtctatgctagaagaggattcgaagGACTTATCAAGTCGACCTGTTTGTTGGGACTCCTTTGACGGGACTGTGAAACTTTGGGGGAATTGTTACGGCTATTTAGTCTTCTTtggaacatatttgtatgattttgtttcaatgcaTTCTTAGTGATTTGGTCCCTATagcttcggttgtgctgtctttagcctacaagtgacctctctccctttaccagtccccaggtgggggcagggaatccccaggtttgaggccctccccccacttcagggaaatcagaaagcgggaggggggggaagtgtctactgggcactccatgattctctATAGAcacattcccatagggtataatgaagaattgatctgcaggtatctgaggcttgtggggggggggctgtttttggagataGAGACCCTAAATTTGTAGCAtcgcatccgatgcctctcctcaaaacaccctgcaagtttcaaaaagaatggactgGGGGGTCcgattctttgagccccaaaagaagatgccccatccttcatcatttccaatggagggaaggcatttaaagggtgtgcggtccctttaaatgtgatggccagaactccctttggagttcagggatgcttgtcacacccttgctcccggctccacccccaaagtctcccggctccaccccaaagtctcctgactccaccccaaagtctcccggctccacccccaaagtccccaggtatttttttgaattggacttggcaaccctatgctgaagAGAAAGATGGTTCTTGTTGTTTTCCAGGCGCTTCCTTCACTGCGACTGGGAACGGCACTCTGCAGTGGGAACACAGGCACGGCTTGGCTTTCCTCCAGGAGATGGACTACAGGGCCGGTTCCCTCGTCTGCCAGAAACCGGGACACTACTACGTCTATTCCAAGGTCTTCTTGGAGCACACAAGCTGCCCGGCTCGGCAGCAGAAGAGCATGCTGGTCACGCACAGCATTTGCAAGAGGACTCCAAAGTACCCAAGGGAGATTGTGCTTCTGACCAGCATCATCCCCTACTGCGGCCCGGAGGTCTGGCGGCAGAACAGCTTCCTGGGCGGAGTGGTATCGctccaggagaaggaggagatctACGTCAAGGTCTCAGAGATGCGGCTGGTGAGGGTCAAGGATGGGACGAGGTCCTATTTCGGCACCTTCATGATCTGAAGGAGATTCGGACTTTGAGCAGGCGACCGTTTCTGTGGAGCTCTGAGAACAGCGGTGGGCATTTGCTCTAATTCTACTTCATAGCTATAAAGATGGAGAGGGGGACATTTGCTGATGCGGggaagagaagaacataagagaagccatgttggatcaggccagtggcccatccagtccaaaactctgtgtcacacagtggccaaaaaacccaggtgccatcaggaggtccaccagtgaggccaggacaccagaagccctcccattgtggccccccaagcaccaagaatacagagcatcactgccccagacataagaacataagagaagccatgtcggatcaggccaatggcccattcagtccaacgctctgtgacacacagtggccaaaaaaaccaggtgctatccggaggtccaccagtggggccaggacactagaagccctctcactgttacCCCTCCCAtgcaccaaaaagacagagcatcactgcccagacataagaacataagggaagccgtgGGGGTGTGCATAACCCCTCCCAAGAGCTTTGTGGGTGCTACATGGATAAGTTCTCAACCTTCCACAAACTAAGTCATTCCACTCCAAGTAAATAATGTTCTTGTTTCCACTCACAATAGTTGCTCCAAAACATATGTGTGTCTATTGTAGCCATGTTTGTTACTGTTCTAGGGGTTGTTTCTGGCTTTTCCAGCCCGCCCAGTTTGGTGGGatcttttaaaaaacctgaaaCAGGCTTGTACCCTTCAAAGCTCATCAACTATGGTGGTGTTCctctgctcaggatggcactgAACTTCTCTGAAAAGCTACCCTGGCTCTGAAACGGTGATGAAATTTTTGCCATTGATGAGCCTCCACTGGAAACGAATGCCCTGTGCAGTTCCAGAACTTTATCCTTTGCAGCTGAGCTAAGGAAGCCCCTGGACCAGAGACCATTTCTCGTTTGAAGAAGCTAATTTTGGACAAGGACTTTCAGCCCTAACT
This region of Heteronotia binoei isolate CCM8104 ecotype False Entrance Well chromosome 13, APGP_CSIRO_Hbin_v1, whole genome shotgun sequence genomic DNA includes:
- the TNFSF14 gene encoding tumor necrosis factor ligand superfamily member 14, whose protein sequence is MEAPSRYPSVFVVDGPARDVPFAPPLPRSQKTRRHGQLFLGILVLMALAGLAVQAYFLICFRKELDKATAQGSAKTSPERLSQDPAPPSEKPGAHLIGASFTATGNGTLQWEHRHGLAFLQEMDYRAGSLVCQKPGHYYVYSKVFLEHTSCPARQQKSMLVTHSICKRTPKYPREIVLLTSIIPYCGPEVWRQNSFLGGVVSLQEKEEIYVKVSEMRLVRVKDGTRSYFGTFMI